CGCGCAGCAGGCCCGGGCCACCTCCTGGAGCAGTGCCTGCGTCTCGCCGGGCTCCAGCGACACCTCCACGACTCGCGCGTCGCCCTCCGTGTTGGCCTCCGCGCTCCCGTCCAGGTCCACGGGCAGCCGGCCCGCGCGCTCCCAGGGCAGCCCCAGCCAGAAGGCCTCCTCCGCGCGTGCCGCCGACGTGCGGGCGTGCTCCACCATCCGCGACGCCCACCCGGCGAAGGACAGCGTCTTCGGCGGCAGCCGCACTGGCGTGCCCGCGCGGAGCTGCTGACAGGCGGTGTGCAGGTCCTCCACCAGCACGCGCCAGGAGACGGCGTCCACCACCAGGTGGTGGATGACCAGCAGCAATTCCTGCGGAGCGTCCGGCCCTGCGTCGAACAGCACGGCCCGCGCCACGCCACCCGAAGCCAGCTCCAGTCCCGCCTGGGCCCGGGCCGCGTGGGACTCCCCGGCGGCGGCGCGCGCCTCGGGTGACAGCCCGGACACGTCCACACTCAGCAGCGGCAGCGCACCGTCCAGGCCGCGCACCTCCTGCCGCCACGCGCCCTGTCCGTCCCGCGTGTAGCCCAGGCGCAGGGCATCGTGGTGCTCGCGCAGGTGCTGGAGCGCGCGCTCGAGCACCTCCGCGGGAATGCGCTCGCGCAGGGTGAGGCGCAGGGCCTGGTTGAAGTGGTGGGGCGCGGGCGGCTCCCGGTCCAGGAACCAGCGCTGGATGGGCGTGAGCTCCACCCGTCCCGTCACCAGCCCCTGCTCCGCGGCGACGGCCGGAGCGGTGCCCGCCACCGCGGCGAGCTGTGCCACCGTTGGCAACTCGAAGAGCTGCTTCGCGGTGAGGTGCAGTCCGGCCTGCGCGGCCCGGGCCAGGACCTGGATGCCGAGGATGGAGTCACCGCCCAGCTCGAAGAAGTCCTCGTGCACGCCCACGCTCGGGCGGCCGAGCACCTGCGCCCAGATGGCCGCGAGCGCCGTCTCCGTCGCGTCGCGGGGGCCCTCCTGGACCTCCTCCGACGCCGCCTGCGCGTGCTCCGGCGCCGGCAGGGCCTTGCGGTCCACCTTGCCGTGCGCCGTGAGTGGCAGGGACTCCAGCACGGCGAAGGCGGAGGGCACCATGTACTCGGGCAGCTTCTGCTCGAGGAAGGCGCGGAGCGCCCGTGGCTCCAGCGCCGGGCCCACCACGTACGCGACCAGTCGCTTGTGCCCGGGCAGGTCCTCGCGCACCACCACCACGGCTTCCTGGACGCCAGGCGCCTGGCGCAGCACAGCCTCCACTTCGCCGGTCTCGATGCGGAAGCCGCGCACCTTCACCTGGAAGTCGGTGCGGCCCAGGAACTCCAGCGCGCCGTCTGCCCGCCAGCGCGCCTTGTCACCGGTGCGGTAGAGGCGCTCGCCGGGGCGGACACCGAAGGGATGCGGGACGAACTTCTCGGCCGTCAGGTCCGCGCGGCCCAGGTACCCCCAGGCCAGGCCCTCGCCACCCACGTACAGCTCGCCAGGAAGGCCTGGCGGCACGGGCCGGAGCGCGGCGTCCAGGACATACGCGGTGGACCACCCGAGGGGACGGCCAATGGGCACCGAGGCGCCCACGGTGTCGCCGCGCCGCATCGCATGCGTCGCGGAGAAGGTGGTGTTCTCGGTGGGGCCGTAGCCGTTGACGAGGACCGCGCCTTCCGGAAGGCGCGCCAGGTGCTCACGCACGCGCTGGGCTGGCAGCACGTCACCGCCGGCCAGCAACTGCGACACGCGGGCCAGCGCCTCGCCCTGGTGGATGACCATCTGCTCGAAGAGCGCGGCGGTGAGCCACAGCGTGCTGACGTCGTGACGGCGCAGCAGGGCGCCAATGTCCTCCAGGGACAGCTCGCGCGCGGGGGCCAGCACCAGGCGAGCGCCGTGCAGCAGCGCGCCCCAGACCTCCAGGGTGGAGGCATCGAAGGAGCTGGGGGCCAGCTGGAGGAAGACCTCCTCGGGGCCGAAGCGGATGAAGGGGTTGTCCGTCACCAGGCGCAGCACGCCGCGGTGGGGAATGCACACGCCCTTGGGCTGGCCGGTGCTTCCCGAGGTGAACATGACGTAGGCCAGCGCCTCGGCGCCGACCTCGGTGGAGAGCGCCGTGTCGGGCTGGGAGGCGATGCGGCCGGCCTCGGAGTCCACGAGGACGAGGAGGCACGAGAGGGCGGGCAGCTCGTCGGCCAGTGACTCGCGCGTGACGAGGACTCCGGCACCAGACTGCTGGAGCAGCAGGGACAGGCGCTCCGCCGGGTAGCTCGGGTCGAGCGGGACGTAGGCGCCACCGGCCTTGAGGATGGCGAGCAGGGCGACAATCAGGTCCTCGGAGCGCTCCAGGCACAGGGCCACGCAGGCGCCGGGGCGCACGCCCACCGAGTGCAGGTGCCGGGCGAGCTGATTCGCGCGTCGCTCCAGCTCGGCATACGACAGCTCGCCAGCCTCGGACACGAGCGCGATGGCTGCTGGCGTGAGCGCGGCCTGCCGCGAGAAGCGCGCGTGCAGGGTGTCACCACGCGGGTACTCGTCGCGCGAGCCATTCCAGTCCGCGAGCCGCCGGACCTCGTCCGGCGACATCATGGACAGGTCCGCGAGCTTCGCCTCGGGGGCGTCCACCAGGGACTGCAACAGCGTGGAGATGTGGCCCAGCATCCGCCGCGGGGTGGCGGTGTCGAAGCGGCTCACGTCGTAGGTGAACCGCACCTCCATCTCGGTGGCGTCCGGGAGCACCGTGAAGATGAGCGGGTAGCCCGTGCGGCCCTCGGTGCGTCCGAAGCCGTCCACCGGCAGTCGGGCCGTCATCTCGGGGGACAGGCCCCGGCGCGGCATGTTCTCGAAGACGACCAGCGTGTCGAACAGCGCCTGGCCGCGCGGCACCTCGCTCCAGCCCTGCACGTCCACCAGCGACACGTGCTCATGGGCGCGGGCGGCGAGCAGCTCGCCCTGCAGGCCCTTCAGCCACGGCAGCACGGTGCTCCCGTCGGGCAGTCGCACGCGGGTGACCTGGGTGTTGATGAAGGTCCCCAGCATGGTGTCCACGCCGGGGAGCGCGGGCGGGCGGCCGGACACCACCGTGCCGAAGGCCACGTCATCCTGTCCGGTGTAGCGGCTCTGCAGCAGGGCCCACGCGCCTTGCAGCAGCGTGCTCAGCGTCACCTGGTGCTGCCGCGTGAAGGCTGTCAGCCGCGCCGTCAGGGCGGTGCCCAGCCCGAGCGACTCGGCGGCGTACGTCTCCGCCTTCGCCTCGGCCCTGGCGGGTCGGTCCATCGCCAGCGGCGTGGGCGACGTGAAGCCCCGCAGCCGCTCGCGCCAGAAGCGCGCTGCCTCATCGCGCTCCTGCTTCGACAGCCAGACGATGTAGTCGCGGTAGGGGCGGACGGGCTCCAGCGACGGCTCCTCGCCCCGGGTCAGCGCGTCATACGTGAGGAACAGCTCCCGCAGACACACCGGCAGCGACCAGCCGTCCATCACCAGGTGGTGGTAGCTGATGATGCAGCGGGTGAGCGTGGGTCCGAAGCGCACCAGCGTGAGGCGCAGCAGCGGCGCCGCGGACAGCGCGAAGTCCTGACGAGCCTCCCGCTCCAGCACCTCCGCGAAGCGCGCCTCCCACGCGTCGGAGGGAAGGTCTGAGCAGTCCTCCAGGCGCGGGGTCGCCTCTACCTTGCGACGCACCGCCTGGAGCGGCTCCTTCATGTTCTCCCAGAAGAACGCCGTGCGCAGGGACGTGTGCCGGTCCACCAGCCGCTGCCACGCCCGCTGGAGCGTGGGCAGGTCCACCACTCCACGCCAGGACCAGTGCACCACCTCCACGTAGGTGCCCTCTCCCGGAGCGCCCACGGTGTGGAACAGCAGGCCCTGTTGCATGGGCGAAAGGCGGTAGATGTCTTCGACGTTCTTCATGTTGCTTCAGCCCTCTGCCTTGGGTGCCAGCTGGGAATCTCCGCGACGTCCAGGTATCGGGGCGACGGCTCCGGGCCTTCGCGCGACAGCACCGCGCGAGGACGCACGGGGGCCTGTCGCAAAGCGCGACCACAGACGGAACTGTCGGGAAGCGAGCCTGAAACCAGGGGTGTGGAACACGGAGATTCGCCGGTATCGAAGCTACCACGGCCCCTCCCACAGACGGGAGGGTGCCCGGGCCCCGCCGGAGCGGCCTCGGACCGTCGCGGTCAGCGTCCGAAGACGCGCGAGAACAGCCACATCAAGGCGGAGCCGGTGACATCCGTGGCGATGGCGGCGTTGTAGCCGGAGTTCTCTGGCGTTGAGAACTCAGCGCTGGGCTCGGCCCTTGACAGCTCCTCGGAAAAGGGGACGGCGCCCTCGGGAGCGCAGCTCCCGCAGTAGAGCCGTTCCTCGAGGACGAAGCCGTACTTCGGCTTGAGCCCGCGCTTGCACGCGGCACACGCCTGCACAACGCCGAGCCGCACCTTGGGCCGCACGTCCAGCGGCTCGTTGCGATACGCCTCGGCGGCCTGCTGGAGCTGCTGCAGCTCGCCCGGGTCCAGCGCTACACCGGCGCAGTCGGAGCACACCTCCACTGCCAGGCCCAGCGCCTCCACCACTGGCAGTGGAGCGTGGCCACACCGGGGACAGGTGGGAGCCGGCGTGCCGCAGTCGGGACAGCTCGGCACGTACTGGAGCTTCGCGTGGCAGCCCTTGCAGATGCCGGGGTGGCCCTTGGCGCGGCGGATCAGGGCGTCCGACACGGAGCCGCCCATCACCTTGGCCAGCGCCTCGCCCTCGAACCACACGGAGCCGCAGCCGTCGCATTCCTCGCGGGGCAGGCCGCCCAGGAAGGTGGACCGCATCCTCGTCTGGCAGAAGGGACAGGCGCTCATGCGGGCGAGCCTACAATCATCCGGCCCGGGCGCGCTGCTCCGGCCCGGACGCCATGCTCCTCCCAGGGCCACGGGTGATAGTCTCCCCGCGTCTCGCGCGCTACCCGCTCCTCGACGACCTTCCCATGCGCCCACTCAAGCGTCCCCCAGCCCCTTCCTCCCTGTCGATGTTCTGGAATGCGCTCGGCACGGGCGACAACGCCTACCCGATGCTCTTCCGCCTCTTCCAGAAGTACGGCGACATCGTGTGGCTGAGGGGGCCGGGAGGCGGCATGTACCTCGTCAGCAACCCCGCGTTCATCAAGCACTTCCTGGTGGACAACGCGGCCAGCAACTACCCGAAGAACTACATGGCCCCCCAGCGCGGCATCGTCCTGGGAGCGAGCCTGTCCACCACCGAGGGCGCCGAGTGGCTGCGGCATCGGCGCATGGCCCAGCCGGGCTTCCAGCGGGATCGGCTGCTGGCCAGCGTACCGAAGATCGTGAAGTCCATCCGCGGTCAGCTCGAGGAGCGTTGGGAGCCGAAGCTGCGAAGCGGCGAGCCTCTGGAGGTCTTCCCGGCGATGTCGCGCCTGGTGGTCTCCACCCTCGGTCAGCTCGCCTGTTCCGAGGAATTCCCCGACGACGTCTGCGAAGCGGTCTTCCAGTTCATGGTCTACGCCGTCCGGCCGCGAACGCGGGTGGAGCGGTCGCAGCTGCCGCGGAAGCTGATGAA
The DNA window shown above is from Pyxidicoccus trucidator and carries:
- a CDS encoding zf-TFIIB domain-containing protein, which encodes MSACPFCQTRMRSTFLGGLPREECDGCGSVWFEGEALAKVMGGSVSDALIRRAKGHPGICKGCHAKLQYVPSCPDCGTPAPTCPRCGHAPLPVVEALGLAVEVCSDCAGVALDPGELQQLQQAAEAYRNEPLDVRPKVRLGVVQACAACKRGLKPKYGFVLEERLYCGSCAPEGAVPFSEELSRAEPSAEFSTPENSGYNAAIATDVTGSALMWLFSRVFGR